One Keratinibaculum paraultunense genomic window carries:
- the ortB gene encoding 2-amino-4-oxopentanoate thiolase subunit OrtB, with translation MTKDMSFEAVMERKGEIMKDAIGIDYDEFESGGIAFDYERMMRETGYTLEEIQKIQKETGVGNTPILELRNLTKLARKYAPKGKGARIFIKDEAANPSGSFKDRRAATSCYHAQKLGYKGVIAATSGNYGAAVASQAAIRGLKCIVVQECYDSRGVGQPEIIEKARKCEAYGAEVVQLTVGPELFYTFLILLEETGYFNASLYTPFGIAGVETLGYELSMQFREQEGRDPDVVVVTNAGGGNLTGTARGLKKAGADSQVVGASVSLEGLHMASDTQFNKKSFTTGHTGFGIPFATWPDRSDVPRSAARPLRYMDRYVTINQGSVFYMTEVLAQLEGLERGPAGNTSLAAAFKLAQELDEDQIIVVQETEYTGAGKHIQPQLTFAKENGIEVLIGDPTEEVPGKNIILPKDPGYIKTSEVDLNRIRRSYIRNCIKNNKVEKVSKEDLEFLVEDTKSSEEFVKSVLDELGVKY, from the coding sequence ATGACTAAGGATATGAGTTTTGAAGCTGTAATGGAAAGAAAAGGGGAAATTATGAAAGATGCCATAGGCATAGATTATGATGAATTTGAATCGGGTGGCATTGCTTTTGATTATGAAAGAATGATGAGAGAAACAGGATATACCCTTGAAGAGATACAAAAAATTCAAAAAGAAACTGGTGTAGGGAATACCCCTATATTAGAATTGAGGAATTTAACAAAACTAGCTAGAAAATATGCACCAAAAGGAAAAGGAGCTCGAATATTTATAAAAGACGAGGCAGCTAATCCTTCAGGAAGTTTCAAGGATAGAAGAGCAGCTACTAGTTGCTATCATGCACAAAAACTTGGATACAAAGGTGTTATAGCGGCTACCAGTGGCAACTATGGTGCAGCAGTTGCATCACAAGCGGCAATAAGAGGTTTAAAATGTATAGTAGTTCAAGAATGTTATGATTCTAGAGGAGTTGGACAGCCTGAAATAATAGAGAAAGCAAGAAAATGTGAAGCTTATGGTGCAGAAGTAGTACAGCTTACAGTAGGACCAGAATTATTCTATACATTTTTAATATTACTAGAAGAAACAGGTTACTTTAATGCTTCCTTATATACTCCATTTGGAATAGCAGGAGTAGAAACATTAGGATATGAATTATCCATGCAATTTAGAGAACAAGAAGGTAGAGATCCTGACGTAGTAGTAGTAACAAATGCAGGAGGAGGTAATCTTACTGGAACAGCAAGAGGGCTAAAAAAAGCAGGAGCAGATTCTCAAGTGGTAGGAGCAAGTGTTAGTCTAGAAGGGCTTCATATGGCAAGTGATACTCAATTTAATAAAAAATCTTTCACTACAGGACATACTGGATTTGGAATTCCATTTGCAACTTGGCCAGACAGATCAGATGTTCCTAGATCTGCAGCAAGACCTTTAAGATATATGGATAGATATGTAACTATAAATCAAGGTTCTGTATTTTATATGACAGAAGTATTAGCACAATTAGAAGGCTTAGAAAGAGGACCTGCAGGGAATACATCTTTAGCTGCTGCATTTAAATTAGCACAAGAATTAGATGAAGATCAGATTATAGTAGTACAAGAAACAGAATATACTGGTGCAGGGAAACATATTCAGCCTCAACTAACCTTTGCTAAGGAAAATGGAATAGAAGTATTAATAGGAGATCCTACAGAAGAAGTACCAGGAAAGAATATAATTCTTCCAAAGGATCCAGGCTATATAAAAACTAGTGAAGTAGATTTAAATAGAATTAGAAGATCCTATATTAGAAATTGCATTAAAAATAATAAAGTAGAAAAAGTAAGTAAAGAGGACTTAGAATTTTTAGTTGAGGATACT
- the ortA gene encoding 2-amino-4-oxopentanoate thiolase subunit OrtA, translating to MDAKRGDWVRIHNIVLEAGERAPNIPEDTQKVPLEFWDKGFLLNDEANIGDKVEVETYIGRKVEGTLVEVNPYYKHDFGKCVPELLYIGRQVRSLIKEDGE from the coding sequence ATGGATGCTAAACGAGGAGATTGGGTAAGGATTCATAATATAGTATTAGAAGCAGGAGAGAGGGCACCAAATATACCAGAAGATACTCAAAAGGTACCTTTAGAATTTTGGGATAAAGGATTTTTATTAAATGATGAAGCTAATATTGGAGATAAAGTAGAAGTAGAAACTTATATAGGCAGAAAAGTTGAAGGTACATTAGTAGAGGTAAATCCTTATTATAAGCATGATTTTGGAAAATGCGTTCCAGAATTATTGTACATTGGCAGACAAGTACGTAGTTTAATAAAAGAGGATGGTGAATAA
- the ord gene encoding 2,4-diaminopentanoate dehydrogenase, which translates to MKKENVRVILWGLGAMGKGIAETLLTKKGVEIVGVAWRGERIGKSMYDYLDVERGDRKDVIIGTYEEVIKEGAADIVIISTDSFVKDNFDKIKYCLEKKINVISTAEEMAYPQAQEPELAKEMDRIAKENGVTVLGTGINPGLMMDLLVLVLTGACTDVKNIKVKRVNSLSPFGPAVLNGQGVGLEVEEFNKRVEEGTLAGHVGFPESITMIADALGWKLDNIELVREPIVTNVYRRTPYIEVEPGKVAGCNMKGYGYVDGELKIEMLHPQQIEPQLEGIDTGDYITIEGTPNINMSIKPEVPGGIGTIAMCVNMIPHVINASPGLKTMIDLPAPRAIVGDVRELID; encoded by the coding sequence ATGAAAAAAGAAAATGTTAGAGTGATACTTTGGGGTTTAGGTGCTATGGGGAAAGGTATAGCAGAAACTTTACTTACTAAAAAAGGTGTAGAAATTGTAGGAGTAGCATGGCGAGGAGAAAGAATAGGGAAAAGTATGTATGACTACTTAGATGTAGAAAGAGGAGATAGAAAAGATGTAATTATAGGAACATATGAGGAAGTAATAAAAGAAGGTGCAGCTGATATAGTTATAATTTCTACTGATTCCTTTGTAAAAGATAATTTTGATAAGATTAAATATTGTTTAGAAAAGAAAATTAATGTAATTTCAACGGCAGAAGAAATGGCTTATCCACAAGCTCAAGAGCCAGAACTTGCTAAAGAAATGGATAGAATAGCAAAAGAAAATGGTGTAACTGTTTTAGGAACTGGAATAAATCCAGGTTTGATGATGGATTTATTGGTGTTAGTTTTAACAGGAGCTTGTACTGATGTAAAAAATATTAAAGTTAAAAGAGTAAACAGCTTATCACCTTTTGGTCCTGCAGTACTTAATGGTCAAGGAGTTGGATTGGAAGTTGAAGAATTTAATAAAAGAGTAGAAGAAGGTACATTAGCTGGGCATGTAGGTTTTCCAGAATCTATTACTATGATTGCTGATGCACTAGGTTGGAAATTGGATAATATAGAATTAGTTAGAGAGCCTATAGTAACAAATGTTTACAGAAGAACTCCTTATATTGAAGTTGAGCCAGGGAAAGTAGCAGGTTGTAATATGAAAGGTTATGGCTATGTGGATGGAGAACTTAAAATTGAAATGTTACACCCACAACAGATAGAGCCTCAATTAGAAGGAATAGACACAGGAGATTATATAACTATTGAAGGAACACCAAATATAAATATGTCAATAAAACCAGAAGTACCAGGGGGAATTGGTACCATAGCTATGTGTGTTAATATGATACCTCATGTAATTAATGCTAGTCCAGGACTTAAGACTATGATTGATTTACCAGCACCAAGAGCTATAGTAGGTGATGTAAGAGAGTTGATTGATTAA
- the pdxS gene encoding pyridoxal 5'-phosphate synthase lyase subunit PdxS yields MKNVNELNNKLIGGVIMDVVNPEQAKIAENSGAVAVMALERVPADIRKHGGVARMSDPQLIEDILNTVSIPVMAKVRIGHFVEAQILESLGVDYIDESEVLTPADDKYHIDKTKFKTPFVCGARNLGEALRRIGEGASMIRTKGEAGTGNVVEAVKHMRTVNAQIRKLKNMPKEELMTASKEMGAPYDLVLYVAENGKLPVLNFAAGGIATPADAALMMQLGCDGVFVGSGIFKSENPEKRARAIVEAVKNYDNPKKLADISKGLGEAMVGIEISNIPEENLFSER; encoded by the coding sequence ATGAAAAATGTAAATGAATTAAATAATAAGTTAATAGGTGGAGTTATTATGGATGTGGTAAATCCAGAACAAGCTAAAATCGCTGAAAATAGTGGTGCAGTAGCTGTAATGGCTTTAGAAAGAGTCCCAGCTGATATTAGAAAACACGGCGGAGTTGCTAGAATGTCTGATCCTCAATTAATAGAAGATATATTAAATACTGTATCTATCCCTGTAATGGCAAAGGTAAGAATTGGTCATTTTGTTGAAGCACAAATACTTGAATCTTTAGGTGTAGATTACATAGATGAAAGTGAAGTATTAACTCCAGCAGATGATAAATATCATATAGACAAAACAAAATTTAAGACCCCTTTTGTTTGTGGAGCAAGAAATTTAGGAGAAGCATTAAGACGTATTGGTGAAGGTGCTTCCATGATAAGAACAAAAGGAGAAGCAGGTACTGGTAACGTAGTAGAGGCTGTAAAACATATGAGGACAGTAAATGCACAGATTAGAAAATTAAAAAATATGCCCAAAGAAGAACTTATGACTGCTTCTAAAGAAATGGGAGCTCCATATGATTTAGTATTATATGTTGCTGAAAATGGCAAACTCCCAGTATTAAATTTTGCAGCAGGAGGAATTGCTACTCCAGCAGATGCAGCTCTAATGATGCAACTAGGCTGTGATGGTGTCTTTGTAGGATCTGGAATATTTAAATCTGAAAATCCAGAAAAAAGAGCAAGAGCCATTGTTGAAGCTGTTAAAAATTATGATAATCCTAAAAAACTTGCTGACATATCAAAAGGATTAGGAGAAGCAATGGTAGGAATAGAAATTAGCAATATTCCTGAAGAAAATTTATTTTCTGAAAGATAA
- a CDS encoding alpha/beta hydrolase, translating to MNINFNYDKKHIDYISGYIFKGRNYRCSYVRYKSLYKNCAPGTENVEFYFYQPKGEIRASTMILHGLGSRNIKFLLWLGPHLANAGVSTSILILPGNYTRVENGSMSGRSYLYPDINIMYQFWEHGVVDTLTTIDLLEQQNCWKKNNIIVGYCLGGMISSIIGVIENRINHLLFMTTGGHIPRILHKSPATAFARRLFSKGLGIDFYLKDEYMLYKIYNEQFPMVKNMNFDEIISSDKIHPLFKIDPISYAHLLDKKKVTFIDAYFDSTLPIQSRKILYEEMEDANRKILPISHVNWLPFEYLLAKYILHKLNINEKVAKKALLTRETIENPLKK from the coding sequence ATGAACATTAACTTTAATTATGATAAAAAACATATAGACTATATTTCTGGATATATATTTAAAGGTAGAAATTATAGATGCAGTTATGTTAGATATAAATCTCTATATAAAAACTGTGCTCCTGGCACTGAAAATGTTGAATTTTATTTTTATCAGCCAAAAGGTGAGATCCGAGCTTCTACTATGATACTTCATGGATTAGGAAGTAGAAATATCAAGTTTTTATTATGGCTTGGACCTCACCTAGCTAATGCAGGAGTAAGTACTAGTATATTAATTCTTCCTGGTAACTATACTAGAGTTGAAAATGGATCCATGAGTGGCAGATCCTATCTATATCCTGATATAAACATAATGTATCAATTTTGGGAACATGGAGTAGTGGATACATTAACCACTATAGATTTATTGGAACAACAAAATTGTTGGAAAAAAAACAATATAATAGTTGGTTATTGCCTAGGTGGTATGATCTCATCAATAATTGGAGTAATAGAAAATAGAATAAATCATCTATTGTTTATGACCACCGGAGGACATATCCCTAGAATATTGCATAAATCTCCTGCTACTGCATTTGCTAGACGATTGTTTAGTAAGGGCTTAGGAATTGATTTTTATTTAAAAGATGAGTATATGTTGTATAAAATATATAATGAACAATTCCCTATGGTAAAAAATATGAATTTTGATGAAATTATATCCAGCGATAAAATTCATCCTTTATTTAAGATAGATCCTATTTCTTATGCTCATCTTTTAGATAAGAAAAAAGTAACTTTTATAGATGCTTACTTTGATTCTACACTTCCTATACAATCACGGAAGATATTGTATGAAGAAATGGAAGATGCAAATAGAAAAATACTACCTATAAGCCATGTAAACTGGTTGCCTTTTGAATACTTATTAGCTAAATATATACTTCATAAATTAAATATAAATGAAAAAGTAGCTAAAAAAGCTTTATTAACTAGGGAAACCATTGAAAATCCATTGAAAAAATAA
- a CDS encoding alpha/beta hydrolase yields the protein MNKLKEKLKMSYFIANKIYLFLIFILLSIEDLTLGLYYFLLSIIIYVWKIFTSKVPIEVDGEFRNKTYVYKKANNKELKLDIWYPNSNKNKYPLVFFCHGGGWISGFRNQPNNISWCKYLASKGLAVVSIDYRYGYKNTMEDILSDYNDALNYVKNNSEMLSIDKNNIVLMGLSAGGHLSLLYSTYYTYIEDKDKMSGIKAVVAYYAPSDLKDIFVSENKSIFAKFATKQTLKGSPTKKEEIYDYYSPINWVSPNMVPTLLAHGKLDVTVPFKSSVNFAKKLKKYNIKYAFLVHKKGGHSFDTKLKDITTINILERTIRYIKKSLNYK from the coding sequence ATGAATAAATTAAAAGAAAAATTAAAAATGTCCTATTTTATAGCAAATAAAATATACTTATTCTTAATATTTATATTATTATCAATTGAAGATTTAACCCTGGGACTTTATTATTTTTTACTTTCTATTATCATATATGTTTGGAAAATTTTCACTTCCAAAGTTCCTATAGAAGTAGATGGAGAATTTAGAAATAAAACCTATGTATATAAAAAAGCAAATAATAAAGAATTAAAATTGGATATATGGTACCCTAATAGTAATAAAAATAAATATCCTTTAGTATTTTTTTGTCATGGCGGTGGTTGGATTTCAGGCTTTAGGAATCAGCCTAACAACATATCTTGGTGTAAATATTTAGCTTCCAAAGGACTAGCTGTTGTAAGCATAGATTATAGATATGGCTATAAAAATACCATGGAAGACATTCTATCTGATTATAATGATGCTCTTAATTATGTTAAAAATAATAGTGAAATGCTATCTATAGATAAAAATAATATAGTATTAATGGGCTTATCTGCAGGTGGACATTTGTCATTACTGTACTCTACTTATTATACTTATATTGAAGACAAAGATAAAATGTCAGGTATAAAAGCAGTTGTTGCTTATTATGCTCCATCAGATTTAAAAGATATTTTTGTTTCAGAAAACAAATCTATATTTGCAAAGTTTGCTACTAAACAAACTTTAAAGGGAAGCCCTACAAAAAAAGAAGAAATATACGACTATTATTCCCCTATTAACTGGGTTAGTCCAAATATGGTACCTACTTTATTAGCACATGGAAAATTAGATGTTACAGTTCCTTTTAAGTCTTCAGTTAATTTTGCTAAAAAACTAAAAAAATATAACATAAAATATGCATTTTTAGTTCACAAAAAAGGTGGACATTCATTTGATACTAAATTAAAGGATATAACTACTATAAATATTTTGGAAAGAACTATTAGATATATAAAAAAATCATTAAATTATAAATAG
- the recX gene encoding recombination regulator RecX: MKITKIEQQKNNKERVNVYIDDKFAFGLMIEIKYKYDLQENMEINEEYIEKVLREEELSKAKDQALKFLTYRQRSEKEIIDKLRKKGFEESIIDDTLNYLKKYKLVDDVEFAKAFMKDKINLNKFGPIRIKHELYKKGIDNTIIEKVLEENDNEDEYNRALNLAKKKLPSYKNDDKNAIYRKLGGFLQRKGYSYDCIFKVLKELVK, encoded by the coding sequence TTGAAAATTACAAAAATTGAACAACAAAAAAACAATAAAGAAAGGGTAAATGTATATATAGATGATAAATTTGCCTTTGGACTTATGATAGAAATTAAGTATAAGTATGATTTACAAGAAAACATGGAGATAAATGAAGAATATATTGAAAAAGTACTAAGGGAAGAAGAACTTTCTAAAGCTAAAGATCAAGCTTTAAAATTTTTAACTTATAGACAAAGATCTGAAAAAGAAATCATTGATAAACTAAGAAAGAAAGGCTTTGAAGAATCTATAATAGATGACACATTAAATTATCTAAAAAAATATAAATTGGTAGATGATGTGGAGTTTGCAAAAGCATTCATGAAGGACAAAATAAACCTAAATAAATTTGGTCCCATAAGGATTAAACACGAATTATATAAAAAAGGTATAGATAATACTATAATTGAAAAAGTGCTAGAAGAAAATGATAATGAAGATGAATATAATAGAGCTCTAAATTTAGCTAAGAAAAAACTCCCTTCTTACAAAAATGACGATAAAAATGCCATATACAGAAAATTAGGAGGATTTCTTCAAAGAAAAGGTTACTCTTATGACTGCATTTTTAAAGTACTAAAGGAGTTGGTTAAATAA
- a CDS encoding GIY-YIG nuclease family protein produces MCYVYILECADNTLYTGWTINLDRRIKTHNKGKASKYTRARLPVKLVYLETFNSKIAAQRREWEIKQMSRKDKLMLIKNQSKLNQKIN; encoded by the coding sequence ATGTGCTATGTATATATTTTAGAATGTGCTGATAATACCCTCTATACGGGATGGACCATAAACTTGGATAGAAGAATTAAAACACATAATAAAGGTAAAGCTTCTAAGTACACTAGAGCCAGATTACCTGTTAAATTAGTATACTTAGAAACTTTTAATAGCAAAATTGCTGCTCAAAGACGAGAATGGGAAATCAAACAAATGAGTCGTAAGGATAAACTTATGTTAATTAAAAATCAAAGTAAACTTAATCAAAAAATTAATTGA
- a CDS encoding VanW family protein, whose product MNKDKFNIFMAHLATLLALESNNPNIVENIKVEEDCVEIDICSSQSEEQSEWDIPEKSSSVSKLPWEKDVKFLKAQEKNGTHVLMSAFCSVLIDPLPGEEYNVQIAAKSLSGKVVQPGEVFSQNQSIGPYTKDKGYRKGASYAGENIVETEGGGVCKIASTLYNVAVLSDLEIVERHNHIMPVNYVPYGQDATVAYGSKDFKFKNDKEYPILIWAEVIENRLYIGFYGREESPEVKWHHDISNIIKAPKYYKNNPNLKIGEEKIIIKGIDGATVNSYVTIKYKDGTIKTKNLGISKYWSLPYVIEANR is encoded by the coding sequence TTGAATAAAGATAAATTTAATATATTCATGGCTCATTTAGCCACTTTATTAGCTTTAGAATCTAATAATCCCAACATAGTGGAAAATATAAAAGTAGAAGAAGATTGTGTAGAGATAGATATTTGTAGTTCACAAAGTGAGGAACAATCTGAATGGGATATACCTGAAAAATCTAGCTCAGTGTCAAAGCTTCCTTGGGAAAAAGATGTAAAGTTTTTAAAAGCTCAAGAAAAAAATGGTACTCATGTATTGATGTCTGCTTTTTGTTCTGTACTTATAGATCCATTACCAGGAGAAGAGTATAATGTGCAAATAGCAGCAAAATCTTTATCAGGTAAGGTGGTTCAACCAGGAGAGGTATTTTCCCAAAATCAAAGTATAGGTCCTTATACTAAAGATAAGGGTTATAGGAAAGGAGCATCCTATGCAGGGGAAAATATAGTTGAAACAGAAGGAGGCGGAGTATGTAAAATTGCTTCTACATTATATAATGTAGCTGTGCTCAGTGATTTAGAAATAGTGGAAAGACATAATCACATTATGCCTGTAAATTATGTACCTTACGGTCAAGATGCCACGGTTGCATATGGTTCTAAAGATTTTAAATTTAAAAATGATAAAGAATACCCAATATTAATATGGGCAGAAGTTATTGAAAATAGATTATATATAGGATTTTATGGAAGGGAAGAGTCCCCTGAAGTAAAATGGCACCACGATATTAGTAATATAATAAAAGCACCTAAATATTATAAAAACAATCCCAATTTAAAGATAGGAGAAGAGAAAATTATTATAAAAGGGATAGATGGGGCTACTGTTAACTCTTATGTAACTATTAAATATAAAGACGGGACTATAAAGACGAAGAATTTAGGCATAAGTAAATATTGGTCTCTTCCATATGTAATTGAAGCAAATAGATAA
- a CDS encoding glycerol-3-phosphate responsive antiterminator → MSNFFEKIKKNPIIAAVNELDVLTEALNSPCESIFLLTGNIFNLKEIANKVKTKNKEIYIDIDSIDGFSKDTWGLEYIIKNIHPNGIITTKENLVWLSKDLGAFTILKLFILDSISLKKGIQSINTTRPHAVEIFPGIMPKITKMIFSETNIPIITSGLIIKMEDVKESLNAGAIAVSTNNKSLWHMT, encoded by the coding sequence TTGTCCAATTTTTTTGAAAAAATTAAAAAAAATCCAATTATTGCTGCTGTAAATGAATTGGATGTCCTCACTGAAGCATTAAATTCTCCTTGTGAAAGTATATTTCTTCTTACAGGAAATATTTTTAACTTAAAGGAAATAGCCAACAAAGTTAAAACTAAAAATAAAGAAATATATATAGATATAGATTCAATCGATGGTTTTTCAAAAGACACTTGGGGATTGGAATATATAATAAAAAATATACATCCTAATGGAATTATAACTACTAAAGAAAACTTAGTCTGGTTAAGTAAAGATTTAGGAGCTTTTACCATCTTAAAACTATTTATTTTGGATTCTATTTCATTAAAAAAGGGTATCCAATCTATAAATACAACTAGACCTCACGCTGTAGAAATATTTCCAGGAATCATGCCCAAAATTACAAAAATGATATTCTCCGAAACAAATATCCCCATTATAACTAGTGGTTTAATTATAAAAATGGAAGATGTAAAAGAAAGCTTAAATGCTGGTGCAATAGCTGTATCCACCAATAATAAAAGCCTATGGCATATGACATAA
- a CDS encoding carbon starvation protein A — MASLLMVIGSIVVFIIAYATYGSWLAQKWGVDSTRKTPAHEINDGVDYVPTSSAVLLGHHFSSIAGAGPINGPIQAAIFGWVPVLLWIVIGSIFFGGVHDFGSLFVSIRHKGKSIGEVINDTMGQKGKKLFSIFAWLTLLLIVAAFSNIVASTFASTPEAATSSLLFMILAIGFGYAVYRKGVSLKVGTVVGVILLFVCVWLGTLFPLQLSVNTWIVILAIYIFIASTAPVWILLQPRDYLNSFLLYAMMIGAVLGIIIYRPEIKLDAITAFKVVDGNNVQYLFPMLFVTVACGAISGFHSLVASGTTSKQIDNEKDSKKIGYGGMLIEGALAVIALITAAYLTQGELSELLKDGPVNVFSNGIGVFMSKLGIPFETGKTFVALAVSAFALTSLDTATRLGRFIFQEYFEDPEKETQSSLTNMYVSTLIIVVLASILASGGYAVIWPIFGSANQLLSALALMAVALWLKKSNKSFNMITIPMIFMLVVTLSALVLLIKNNFIAANYVLVVLPILLFILAIVLAVEGYKILFKKDTKVSQQMK; from the coding sequence ATGGCTTCATTGTTAATGGTAATAGGTAGTATTGTGGTATTTATTATAGCTTATGCTACCTACGGTTCATGGCTTGCTCAAAAATGGGGAGTAGATTCTACAAGGAAGACTCCTGCTCATGAAATAAATGATGGAGTAGACTATGTACCGACTAGTTCTGCAGTATTGTTAGGGCATCATTTTTCATCTATAGCAGGAGCAGGACCAATTAATGGACCAATTCAAGCGGCTATATTTGGTTGGGTTCCAGTATTGTTATGGATAGTAATAGGAAGCATATTTTTTGGAGGAGTTCATGACTTTGGTTCTTTATTTGTTTCTATTCGTCATAAAGGAAAATCTATAGGAGAAGTAATAAATGATACTATGGGTCAAAAAGGCAAGAAGTTATTTTCCATATTTGCATGGCTTACTTTATTATTAATAGTTGCAGCATTTTCTAATATAGTTGCTTCTACTTTTGCTTCCACACCAGAGGCAGCAACTTCATCGTTATTATTTATGATTTTAGCTATTGGTTTTGGGTATGCAGTATATAGAAAAGGTGTATCTTTAAAGGTAGGGACAGTGGTCGGTGTAATATTATTATTTGTATGTGTATGGCTTGGAACTTTGTTTCCACTTCAATTGAGTGTAAACACTTGGATAGTCATATTAGCTATTTATATATTTATTGCATCTACAGCACCAGTATGGATATTATTGCAGCCTAGAGATTATCTGAATTCATTTCTATTATATGCTATGATGATTGGAGCGGTATTAGGAATAATAATATACAGACCAGAAATCAAGTTAGATGCTATTACAGCATTTAAGGTAGTTGATGGAAATAATGTACAATATCTATTTCCAATGTTATTTGTTACAGTTGCTTGTGGAGCCATATCAGGTTTTCACTCATTGGTAGCTTCTGGAACTACATCTAAACAAATTGACAATGAAAAAGATTCAAAAAAAATAGGATATGGTGGTATGCTTATTGAAGGAGCTTTAGCAGTTATTGCTTTAATTACTGCTGCTTATTTAACTCAAGGAGAATTATCGGAATTATTAAAAGATGGTCCAGTAAATGTATTTTCTAATGGTATAGGTGTGTTCATGTCTAAATTAGGAATTCCTTTTGAAACTGGGAAGACTTTTGTTGCTTTAGCAGTGTCAGCTTTTGCATTAACTAGTCTTGATACTGCTACAAGACTTGGAAGATTTATTTTCCAAGAATATTTTGAAGACCCTGAAAAGGAAACTCAATCTTCATTAACTAATATGTATGTATCTACTCTTATTATAGTAGTTTTAGCTTCTATACTTGCATCTGGTGGTTATGCAGTTATTTGGCCAATATTTGGATCTGCAAATCAATTATTATCTGCATTAGCATTGATGGCTGTAGCATTATGGTTAAAAAAATCCAACAAAAGTTTCAATATGATAACCATACCTATGATATTCATGCTTGTAGTAACTCTTAGTGCTTTAGTATTGTTAATTAAGAATAATTTTATAGCTGCAAATTATGTGTTAGTTGTACTTCCAATATTGTTATTTATACTTGCTATAGTATTAGCTGTTGAGGGTTATAAGATACTTTTTAAAAAAGATACAAAAGTGAGCCAACAAATGAAGTAA